The following proteins come from a genomic window of Amaranthus tricolor cultivar Red isolate AtriRed21 chromosome 14, ASM2621246v1, whole genome shotgun sequence:
- the LOC130800432 gene encoding enolase 1, chloroplastic, which yields MATSLLPKPFISTLLPIPSTTISPPSSLSFSIKAAATTSATPTPLKLIKDHAVESIKARQIIDSRGNPTVEVDLFTGDGSLYRSAVPSGASTGIYEALELRDGDKSVYGGKGVLHAVRNINEVLGPKLVGVDARDQANVDALMLELDGTPNKSKFGANAILGVSLSVCRAGAGAKGIPLYKHIQEISGTKELVMPVPAFNVINGGSHAGNNLAMQEFMILPVGASSFAEALRMGSEVYHILKSIIKAKYGQDACNVGDEGGFAPNVQDNREGLVLLMEAIEKAGYTGKIKIGMDVAASEFYTEDGNYDLDFKKQPNDGSHVHTAKGLCDLYTEFVRDFPIVSIEDPFDQDDWSSWASLQSSVDIQLVGDDLLVTNPKRIAEGIEKEACNALLLKVNQIGSVSESIQAALDSKTAGWGVMVSHRSGETEDNFIADLSVGLASGQIKTGAPCRSERLAKYNQLLRIEEELGSVRYAGEAFRSP from the exons ATGGCGACCTCTCTCCTCCCAAAACCCTTCATCTCAACACTTCTTCCTATTCCTTCAACTACCATTTCACCTCCTTCTTCACTCTCTTTCTCCATCAAAGCAGCCGCCACAACCTCCGCCACTCCAACTCCGTTGAAACTTATCAAAGATCACGCCGTTGAATCAATAAAGGCGAGACAGATCATCGACAGCCGTGGAAATCCTACCGTTGAAGTCGACCTATTCACCGGCGACGGCAGTCTGTACCGTTCGGCAGTTCCTAGTGGTGCTTCTACTGGGATCTATGAAGCACTTGAGCTTCGTGATGGTGATAAATCTGTTTATGGTGGGAAAGGTGTTCTTCATGCTGTGAGAAATATCAATGAGGTTTTAGGCCCTAAACTTGTTGGCGTCGATGCTAG AGATCAAGCTAATGTTGATGCCCTCATGTTAGAGCTTGATGGAACTCCAAACAAGTCAAAATTCGGAGCAAATGCTATTTTGGGTGTATCTCTAAGTGTATGTAGAGCTGGCGCAGGGGCAAAGGGGATACCTTTGTACAAGCACATTCAGGAAATATCAGGAACCAAGGAACTTGTTATGCCTGTTCCAGCATTCAATGTGATTAATGGAGGGAGCCATGCTGGCAATAACTTGGCCATGCAAGAATTCATGATTTTACCAGTTGGTGCATCATCTTTTGCAGAAGCGCTTCGTATGGGTAGTGAAG TATATCACATACTGAAGAGCATTATTAAAGCAAAGTATGGACAAGATGCTTGCAATGTAGGAGATGAAGGAGGTTTTGCACCAAATGTCCAAGATAACCGTGAGGGACTTGTATTACTTATGGAAGCAATTGAAAAGGCTGGGTACACTGGCAAA ATCAAAATTGGGATGGATGTAGCAGCTTCTGAGTTTTATACCGAGGATGGGAATTATGATTTGGATTTCAAGAAACAGCCAAATGATGGATCTCATGTGCATACGGCTAAAGGGCTTTGTGACCTTTACACAGAGTTTGTCAGAGATTTTCCCATTGTTTCAATTGAAGATCCATTTGACCAAGATGACTGGAGTTCATGGGCTTCACTACAATCTTCAGTAGACATCCAACTGGTAGGAGATGATCTTTTGGTCACTAACCCAAAGAGAATAGCCGAAGGGATTGAGAAAGAAGCTTGTAACGCTTTGCTGTTGAAG GTTAATCAAATTGGTTCTGTAAGTGAATCCATTCAAGCTGCCCTGGACTCCAAAACTGCCGGATGGGGTGTTATGGTCAGCCACCGGAGTGGTGAAACTGAGGACAATTTTATTGCTGACCTTTCTGTTGGCTTGGCCAGTGGACAG ATCAAGACAGGTGCTCCTTGTCGCAGTGAGAGGTTAGCCAAATACAACCAG CTTTTGCGCATCGAAGAGGAACTTGGTAGTGTACGTTATGCTGGTGAAGCCTTTAGGTCACCATAG
- the LOC130800433 gene encoding protein MIS12 homolog produces the protein MEDSESMAVFKSLNFEPQLFINETLNLVDDVVDDAFRYFHLEASKLLKIDGTDRSQDLRKGIDYIHGTIQASLDKRLSLWEKYCLRHCFTVPTGFCLPSQDEASGDDSMNQDDLNDERIRVQLELLRNKLAKAGKEHAELKQELQNLEGKISTSNQHIPSVNEAIQLYDQCSAHDMFQEMLRVGSELRQKMEQLKSKQMADVEQNRRERPYNAKDDISDLNFRSGLSEFRLDELQEFMA, from the exons ATGGAGGACAGTGAAAGCATGGCAGTCTTCAAGTCTTTGAATTTTGAACCTCAGCTCTTCATCAATGAAACCCTCAATCTTGTCGATGATGTCGTGGACGATGCTTTCCGTTACTTTCATTT AGAAGCTTcgaaattattgaaaattgatGGCACCGATAGATCTCAAGACCTTAGAAag GGTATTGATTACATTCATGGTACAATTCAAGCATCTTTGGACAAGAGACTTAGTTTGTGGGAGAAATACTGCCTTCGTCACTGCTTCACTGTTCCGACTGGCTTTTGCTTACCTTCTCAG GATGAAGCATCTGGTGATGACTCAATGAACCAAGATGATCTTAACGATGAGCGGATTCGCGTACAACTTGAGCTTTTGAGGAATAAACTTGCAAAG GCTGGGAAAGAGCATGCTGAATTAAAACAAGAACTGCAAAATCTAGAAGGAAAAATTTCCACAAGCAACCAGCATATCCCATCTGTGAATGAGGCAATACAACTGTATGACCAATGCTCTGCACATGATATGTTTCAAG AGATGTTAAGAGTTGGATCTGAACTTCGCCAGAAAATGGAGCAGTTGAAGAGTAAACAGATGGCAGACGTTGAGCAGAACAGGAGGGAGAGACCTTATAATGCAAAAGACGATATATCGGACCTTAACTTCAGAAGTG GTCTTTCTGAGTTCAGATTGGATGAACTTCAAGAGTTTATGGCCTAG
- the LOC130800434 gene encoding uncharacterized protein LOC130800434 isoform X1 yields MDDKKREELAGLLTILPPVEFCCVYGSILHPNNHDKSRMIDYILGVRDPIEWHSQNLKMNRCHYSSWILRFGGAKLITKVAEGIGVGVHFNPFVSWDDKTFKYGVVRMHDLVDDITNWKTFYLSGRLQKPINVLVDSLDVEDLNSSNLRAATSAALLLLPSHFTQKDLYAKICSLSYNGDMRMLFAEDKHKVQKIVQGQFDLFKGIYKPVLEEFSNKDLLSFSLFGDQQENITQDCGLPAVQSLVSCLPEAIRSSLSTQLTDQQTKKSGRVPHEVIIKSRAEAANCLERIIRRKVMVSSVRQAVSGVLAAGVARSALYLAKKTQKAWNSRR; encoded by the exons ATGGATGACAAGAAAAGAGAAGAGTTAGCTGGTTTACTAACTATTCTCCCTCCTGTGGAGTTTTGTTGTGTGTATGGCTCTATCCTTCATCCTAACAATCACGACAAG TCGCGGATGATTGATTATATTCTTGGTGTTCGAGATCCTATTGAATGGCACTCACAG AATTTGAAGATGAACAGGTGCCATTATAGTTCATGGATATTGCGCTTTGGCGGTGCGAAATTG ATTACTAAAGTTGCAGAGGGAATCGGTGTCGGAGTGCACTTCAACCCTTTTGTTTCTTGGGATGATAAG ACTTTCAAGTATGGTGTGGTCAGAATGCATGACTTGGTTGACGACATTACTAACTGGAAAACCTTCTACTTGAGTGGTCGTCTTCAAAAGCCT ATCAACGTTCTTGTGGATAGCTTGGATGTTGAAGATCTAAACTCCTCTAATTTAAGAGCTGCAACATCAGCAGCTTTACTGCTTTTACCTTCCCATTTCACTCAG AAGGATCTTTATGCAAAAATCTGCAGCCTTTCTTACAACGGTGATATGCGAATGCTTTTTGCTGAGGACAAGCATAAG GTGCAAAAGATTGTGCAAGGGCAGTTTGACTTGTTCAAAGGAATTTATAAACCAGTTTTGGAGGAATTTTCCAACAAAGATTTGTTAAGTTTCTCATTGTTTGGGGATCAACAGGAAAATATTACTCAG GACTGTGGTTTACCTGCTGTTCAGTCACTTGTCTCTTGTCTCCCTGAAGCAATCAGATCCAGTTTAAGCACACAATTAACTGACCAGCAAACAAAGAAATCTG GTCGAGTTCCCCACGAAGTTATCATTAAATCGAGAGCAGAAGCAGCAAATTGTCTGGAAAGGATTATAAGACGCAAAGTTATGGTTTCAAGTGTCAGACAGGCAGTTTCTGGGGTTTTGGCGGCAGGGGTTGCGAGATCTGCTTTGTATCTTGCAAAGAAAACGCAGAAGGCTTGGAATTCCCGGCGTTAA
- the LOC130800434 gene encoding uncharacterized protein LOC130800434 isoform X2 yields MHDLVDDITNWKTFYLSGRLQKPINVLVDSLDVEDLNSSNLRAATSAALLLLPSHFTQKDLYAKICSLSYNGDMRMLFAEDKHKVQKIVQGQFDLFKGIYKPVLEEFSNKDLLSFSLFGDQQENITQDCGLPAVQSLVSCLPEAIRSSLSTQLTDQQTKKSGRVPHEVIIKSRAEAANCLERIIRRKVMVSSVRQAVSGVLAAGVARSALYLAKKTQKAWNSRR; encoded by the exons ATGCATGACTTGGTTGACGACATTACTAACTGGAAAACCTTCTACTTGAGTGGTCGTCTTCAAAAGCCT ATCAACGTTCTTGTGGATAGCTTGGATGTTGAAGATCTAAACTCCTCTAATTTAAGAGCTGCAACATCAGCAGCTTTACTGCTTTTACCTTCCCATTTCACTCAG AAGGATCTTTATGCAAAAATCTGCAGCCTTTCTTACAACGGTGATATGCGAATGCTTTTTGCTGAGGACAAGCATAAG GTGCAAAAGATTGTGCAAGGGCAGTTTGACTTGTTCAAAGGAATTTATAAACCAGTTTTGGAGGAATTTTCCAACAAAGATTTGTTAAGTTTCTCATTGTTTGGGGATCAACAGGAAAATATTACTCAG GACTGTGGTTTACCTGCTGTTCAGTCACTTGTCTCTTGTCTCCCTGAAGCAATCAGATCCAGTTTAAGCACACAATTAACTGACCAGCAAACAAAGAAATCTG GTCGAGTTCCCCACGAAGTTATCATTAAATCGAGAGCAGAAGCAGCAAATTGTCTGGAAAGGATTATAAGACGCAAAGTTATGGTTTCAAGTGTCAGACAGGCAGTTTCTGGGGTTTTGGCGGCAGGGGTTGCGAGATCTGCTTTGTATCTTGCAAAGAAAACGCAGAAGGCTTGGAATTCCCGGCGTTAA